The proteins below are encoded in one region of Pseudomonas entomophila L48:
- a CDS encoding extracellular solute-binding protein: MKRLALALALALGCAACSALAADAAQPTVNLYIWGEYLAPDTLTNFERQTGIRVVADHFDSLETAETKLLTGGSGYDVVLSAGQHLSRAIASGALQPLDKGRLPHLQGVGEEFRQHMAVFDPGNRYAGTYAWGTTGVGFQQQAVAARLADAPKDSWAMLFDPQVVARFADCGVSLLNDPNEVFAAVMRYMGLDINQQRLEDLKAAEAQLRKVRPYIRYFDNDRNINDLANGETCVAMSWNGNVAIAQAQAEQASKAFTLDYRIPREGTLIWLDALVVPKDAPHPEAAWALMDYLMRPEVIAPITDTIHYANAITAADGLVDPRIRNAPGTYPPAEVRARLYSKNDNGKAFNRELTRAFSRLKSGT; this comes from the coding sequence ATGAAACGCCTGGCCCTGGCACTGGCACTGGCCCTGGGCTGCGCGGCGTGCTCGGCCCTGGCGGCCGACGCGGCACAGCCCACCGTCAACCTCTATATCTGGGGCGAATACCTGGCCCCGGATACCCTGACCAACTTCGAAAGGCAGACCGGGATTCGCGTGGTGGCCGATCACTTCGATTCCCTGGAAACCGCCGAAACCAAGCTGCTCACCGGCGGCAGCGGCTACGACGTGGTGCTCAGCGCCGGCCAGCACTTGAGCCGGGCCATCGCCAGTGGCGCGCTGCAGCCATTGGACAAGGGGCGCTTGCCGCACCTGCAAGGGGTGGGGGAGGAGTTTCGCCAGCACATGGCGGTGTTCGACCCCGGCAACCGTTATGCCGGCACCTACGCCTGGGGGACCACGGGGGTGGGCTTCCAGCAGCAAGCGGTGGCCGCGCGGCTGGCGGATGCGCCGAAGGACAGCTGGGCGATGCTGTTCGATCCGCAGGTCGTGGCCCGGTTCGCTGATTGTGGCGTGAGCCTGCTCAACGACCCCAACGAGGTGTTCGCGGCAGTGATGCGCTACATGGGCCTGGACATCAACCAACAGCGCCTTGAGGACCTCAAGGCTGCGGAGGCGCAATTGCGCAAGGTCCGACCGTACATCCGCTACTTCGACAACGACCGCAACATCAACGACCTGGCCAATGGCGAGACCTGCGTGGCGATGTCGTGGAACGGCAACGTGGCGATTGCCCAGGCCCAGGCGGAACAGGCGAGCAAAGCGTTCACACTGGACTATCGCATCCCCCGCGAAGGCACGCTGATCTGGCTGGACGCGCTGGTGGTGCCCAAGGACGCGCCGCATCCAGAGGCGGCCTGGGCCTTGATGGACTACCTGATGCGCCCGGAGGTGATCGCGCCGATCACCGACACCATCCACTACGCCAATGCGATCACGGCGGCCGATGGCTTGGTGGACCCACGGATCCGCAATGCGCCGGGGACCTATCCACCGGCCGAGGTGCGGGCGCGGTTGTACAGCAAGAATGACAACGGCAAGGCGTTCAACCGCGAGCTGACCCGTGCGTTCAGCCGGTTGAAGAGTGGTACCTAG
- a CDS encoding DNA topoisomerase III: MRLFLCEKPSQAKDIAKVLGAQRRGDGCWQGTDVCVTWCIGHLLETAPPDSYDERYKRWSLDDLPIIPEKWKMTVKPKTASQYKAVKRLLGEARELVIATDADREGEMIARELVEHCRYRGPIQRLWLSALDDASIRKALARLLPGQETFNLYHSALGRSRADWLIGMNMSRLFTLLGRQSGYQGVLPVGRVQTPTLRLVVDRDRSIADFVPVPFWAIDVQLESAGNVFNAQWRAPEDACDDQGRCLKQALAQQAAHDMQAAGSARVMKIATERVRETAPLPFDLGTLQEVCSKKLGLGAQETLDIAQALYETHKLITYPRSDSGYLPLSQHGEAPGILAALQRADASLAPLQPYLDPQRRSRAWNDQKVSAHHGIIPTAAASDPSRLPPKYKAVYTLIRARYLAQFLPNHEYDRTQADFDCAGHTLRAVGKQIIEPGWRRALPEALMPQKGREAPPAQVLPALREGQDCAVQGLQLKDLWTQPPKPFTEGDLIKAMKNVAKLVEDPLLKQKLKETTGIGTEATRASIIQGLLDRGYLVKNGKALSATPAAFSLIDAVPRAIADPGTTAIWEQALDMVQNGEMSLDEFVARQSAWMGKLVQRCSGMRLTITGPAAGKAAAPWKKKRKSSGKGKVAGSGGKAAAGKPRQPRRKTAT; encoded by the coding sequence ATGCGCCTCTTTCTCTGCGAAAAACCCTCCCAGGCAAAAGACATCGCCAAAGTGCTCGGCGCCCAGCGCCGGGGCGACGGCTGCTGGCAAGGCACCGATGTCTGCGTGACCTGGTGCATCGGCCACCTGCTGGAAACCGCGCCGCCCGACAGCTACGACGAGCGCTACAAGCGCTGGTCGCTCGACGACCTGCCGATCATCCCCGAGAAGTGGAAGATGACGGTCAAGCCCAAGACCGCCAGCCAGTACAAGGCCGTCAAGCGCCTGCTCGGCGAGGCTCGCGAACTGGTAATCGCCACCGACGCCGACCGCGAGGGCGAGATGATCGCCCGCGAGCTGGTCGAGCATTGCCGCTATCGGGGGCCGATCCAGCGCCTGTGGCTGTCGGCCCTGGACGACGCCTCGATCCGCAAGGCGCTGGCGCGCCTGCTGCCCGGCCAGGAAACCTTCAACCTCTACCACTCCGCGCTGGGCCGCTCGCGGGCCGACTGGCTGATCGGCATGAACATGAGTCGCCTGTTCACCCTGCTCGGGCGCCAGTCCGGCTATCAGGGCGTGCTGCCGGTGGGGCGGGTGCAGACACCGACGCTGCGCCTGGTGGTGGACCGCGACCGTAGCATCGCCGATTTCGTGCCGGTCCCCTTCTGGGCCATCGACGTGCAACTGGAAAGCGCCGGCAATGTGTTCAACGCTCAATGGCGTGCGCCGGAGGATGCCTGCGATGACCAGGGCCGCTGCCTGAAGCAGGCCCTGGCGCAACAGGCCGCCCATGACATGCAGGCAGCCGGCAGCGCCCGGGTGATGAAGATCGCCACCGAGCGCGTCCGCGAAACCGCGCCCCTGCCCTTCGACCTGGGCACCCTGCAAGAGGTCTGCTCGAAGAAACTGGGGCTCGGTGCCCAGGAGACCCTGGACATCGCCCAGGCGCTGTACGAAACCCACAAGCTCATCACCTACCCGCGCAGCGACAGCGGTTACCTGCCCCTCAGCCAGCACGGCGAGGCGCCGGGCATCCTCGCCGCGCTGCAACGCGCCGACGCCAGCCTTGCTCCGCTGCAGCCGTACCTCGACCCGCAACGGCGCTCGCGGGCCTGGAACGACCAGAAGGTCAGCGCCCACCACGGCATCATTCCCACCGCCGCCGCCAGCGACCCGTCGCGCCTGCCACCCAAGTACAAGGCGGTGTACACCCTGATTCGCGCCCGCTACCTCGCCCAGTTCCTGCCCAACCACGAGTACGACCGCACCCAGGCCGATTTCGATTGCGCCGGGCACACGCTGCGGGCGGTCGGCAAGCAGATCATCGAGCCGGGCTGGCGCCGTGCGCTACCTGAGGCGTTGATGCCCCAGAAAGGCCGCGAGGCGCCACCGGCCCAGGTACTGCCGGCATTGCGCGAGGGGCAGGACTGTGCGGTGCAGGGCTTGCAGCTCAAGGATCTGTGGACCCAGCCCCCCAAGCCGTTTACCGAAGGCGACCTGATCAAGGCGATGAAGAACGTCGCCAAACTGGTGGAGGACCCACTGCTCAAGCAGAAGCTCAAGGAAACCACCGGCATCGGCACCGAGGCGACCCGCGCGAGCATCATCCAGGGCCTGCTCGACCGCGGCTACCTGGTCAAGAACGGCAAGGCCTTGTCGGCGACACCGGCGGCCTTCAGCCTGATCGACGCCGTGCCCCGGGCCATCGCCGACCCCGGCACCACGGCGATCTGGGAACAGGCGCTGGATATGGTGCAGAACGGCGAGATGAGCCTGGACGAGTTCGTCGCCCGGCAATCGGCGTGGATGGGCAAGCTGGTGCAGCGTTGCTCGGGGATGCGCCTGACGATCACCGGGCCGGCGGCGGGCAAGGCCGCGGCACCGTGGAAGAAGAAGCGCAAGAGTTCAGGCAAGGGCAAGGTCGCGGGGAGCGGGGGCAAAGCAGCAGCGGGCAAGCCAAGGCAGCCACGGCGCAAAACGGCGACCTAG
- a CDS encoding triacylglycerol lipase produces MPVFDYRHLGSSASSALYKDAMALAMYAYHGIDDGFAAGYQQHGFGLGLPATLVKALIGGTDSQGVIPGIPWNPDAEAKALANAKAIGWNPISAAQLGYQGKTDARGTFYGENAGYLTAQAEVLGRYDADGHLTGIGIAFRGTGGPREVLVGDTIGDVINDLLAAFGPPGYARDYTGNAFGRLLDNVAAFAKANGLTGADVTVSGHSLGGLAVNSLADLSTSRWGGFYQDSRYVAFASPTQAADADKVLNIGYENDPVFRVLDGTSVTWGTAGVHDGAKASATNNIVNFNDHYASDAWNLLPFSIANIATWLSHLPAAYTDGLGRVVDSSFYQWTTRDSTVVVSNLSDTTRGSTWVEDLNRNAEPHKGSTFIIGTDKDDLIHGGRGNDYLEGRAGNDTFRDDGGFNLIDGGDGHDTLKLQDSLANLSIARDGEGTVYVQDAVGGISQLHSVENLVSKEPSLVIFTKEVTHQLGVDGLLNSGKLNPYAASISGSQAGDQLVAGNQGQWLFGLGGDDRLQGGAGNDVLVGGTGNDVLSGGAGRDTFLFSGHFGLDRVLDFTGQDRLVFMGVEGGTAAPDWRDHASQVGSDLVLKFGADSVTLVGIAAQSLGDGQVVIA; encoded by the coding sequence ATGCCCGTATTTGATTACCGCCATCTTGGCAGTTCTGCCTCTTCCGCCCTCTACAAGGATGCCATGGCCCTGGCGATGTACGCCTACCACGGTATCGACGATGGATTCGCCGCAGGCTACCAGCAGCATGGCTTCGGCCTGGGCCTGCCGGCAACGCTGGTCAAGGCACTGATCGGCGGCACCGACAGCCAGGGCGTGATCCCCGGCATCCCCTGGAACCCGGACGCCGAAGCCAAGGCCCTGGCCAACGCCAAGGCGATCGGCTGGAACCCGATCAGCGCCGCGCAGCTGGGCTATCAAGGCAAGACCGATGCGCGGGGGACCTTCTACGGTGAAAACGCCGGCTACCTCACGGCCCAGGCTGAAGTCCTCGGCCGCTACGACGCCGATGGCCACCTGACAGGCATCGGTATCGCCTTTCGCGGCACCGGTGGGCCACGGGAAGTGCTGGTTGGCGACACCATCGGCGATGTGATCAACGACCTGTTGGCGGCGTTCGGGCCACCAGGCTATGCCCGCGACTACACCGGCAACGCCTTCGGCCGCCTGCTCGACAATGTGGCGGCGTTTGCCAAGGCCAACGGCCTGACCGGCGCCGATGTCACCGTCAGTGGCCACAGCCTCGGCGGGCTGGCGGTGAACAGCCTGGCAGACCTCAGCACCTCGCGCTGGGGCGGCTTCTACCAGGATTCGCGCTACGTTGCCTTCGCCTCGCCAACCCAGGCCGCCGACGCCGACAAGGTGCTCAACATCGGCTACGAGAACGACCCGGTGTTCCGTGTGCTCGACGGCACCTCGGTCACCTGGGGCACCGCTGGCGTGCACGACGGCGCCAAGGCTTCGGCCACCAACAACATCGTCAACTTCAACGATCATTACGCCTCCGACGCCTGGAACCTGCTGCCGTTCTCCATCGCCAACATCGCCACCTGGCTGTCGCACTTGCCGGCCGCCTACACCGATGGCCTGGGGCGGGTGGTGGACTCTTCCTTCTACCAGTGGACCACCCGCGACTCGACCGTGGTGGTCAGCAACCTGTCCGATACGACCCGGGGCTCGACCTGGGTCGAGGACCTCAACCGCAATGCCGAGCCGCACAAGGGCAGCACCTTCATCATTGGTACCGACAAGGACGACCTGATCCATGGTGGGCGTGGCAACGACTACCTCGAAGGGCGTGCCGGCAACGATACCTTCCGTGATGATGGCGGTTTCAACCTGATCGATGGCGGCGACGGCCATGACACGCTCAAGCTGCAGGATTCACTGGCCAACCTGAGCATCGCCCGCGACGGCGAGGGCACGGTGTATGTGCAGGATGCCGTGGGCGGCATCAGCCAGCTGCACAGCGTCGAGAACCTGGTCAGCAAGGAGCCGAGCCTGGTGATCTTCACCAAGGAGGTGACCCATCAGCTGGGTGTGGATGGGTTGCTGAACAGTGGCAAGCTCAACCCCTACGCCGCGTCGATCAGTGGCAGCCAGGCGGGTGACCAGCTGGTGGCGGGGAACCAGGGGCAGTGGCTGTTCGGCCTGGGCGGGGATGATCGCCTGCAGGGCGGCGCGGGCAATGACGTGCTGGTCGGCGGTACCGGCAACGATGTGCTCAGTGGCGGGGCAGGGCGCGACACCTTCCTGTTCAGCGGGCACTTCGGCCTGGACCGGGTGCTGGATTTCACTGGCCAGGACCGCCTGGTGTTCATGGGGGTTGAGGGGGGCACGGCGGCGCCGGACTGGCGTGATCATGCCAGCCAGGTGGGCAGTGACCTGGTGCTGAAGTTCGGTGCCGACAGCGTGACGCTGGTGGGGATTGCAGCGCAGTCGCTGGGTGACGGCCAGGTCGTGATTGCCTGA
- the aguA gene encoding agmatine deiminase, which produces MARSLTTTPKADGFRLPGEFEPKAGCWLGWPERPDVWRNGGKPAQKVWVEIVSAIASSEPVTVCASAAQYSNARNQLPAHVRVVEMTCNDTWFRDSGPCFVVNDDSGEVRGVDFEFNAYGGLDGGLYYPWDKDDQIARKILEIEQLDRYRAPLIAELGGIQSDGQGSLLTTEQCLLNRNRNAHLGKDEVTRRLQDYLGAEQVIWLPRGCKFDETDGHVDDLACFVRPGEVVLQWTDNRDDPQWEIYQEAYDILRSTRDARGRALTVHKLPQPEVLRWSAEEAAGLDQVEGTHVRQAGTQICASYINYYAGNSVIVVPLFGDRNDSVAQATLAELFPGHRIIGIENSREILLGGGNVACITMPQYAGGRR; this is translated from the coding sequence ATGGCACGTTCGCTCACCACCACCCCCAAGGCCGATGGTTTCCGCTTACCCGGCGAATTCGAGCCCAAGGCCGGTTGCTGGCTTGGCTGGCCCGAGCGCCCGGACGTCTGGCGCAATGGCGGCAAGCCCGCGCAGAAGGTCTGGGTCGAGATCGTCAGCGCCATCGCCTCCAGCGAGCCGGTGACCGTGTGCGCCTCGGCCGCCCAGTACAGCAACGCCCGCAACCAGTTGCCGGCCCATGTGCGGGTGGTGGAGATGACCTGCAACGACACCTGGTTCCGCGACAGCGGGCCGTGCTTCGTGGTCAATGACGACAGCGGCGAAGTGCGCGGCGTGGACTTCGAGTTCAACGCCTATGGTGGATTGGACGGTGGCCTCTACTACCCCTGGGACAAGGACGACCAGATCGCCCGCAAGATCCTCGAGATCGAGCAGCTCGACCGCTACCGCGCACCGCTGATCGCCGAGCTGGGTGGTATCCAGAGCGACGGCCAGGGCAGCCTGCTGACCACCGAGCAATGCCTGCTCAACCGCAACCGCAATGCGCACCTGGGCAAGGACGAGGTGACCCGCCGCCTGCAGGATTACCTGGGGGCCGAGCAGGTGATCTGGCTGCCACGGGGCTGCAAGTTCGACGAGACCGATGGCCATGTCGACGACCTGGCGTGTTTCGTGCGCCCCGGCGAAGTGGTGCTGCAATGGACCGACAACCGTGACGATCCGCAGTGGGAGATCTACCAGGAGGCCTACGACATCCTGCGCAGCACCCGTGACGCCCGTGGCCGCGCCTTGACGGTGCACAAGCTGCCCCAGCCCGAAGTGCTGCGCTGGAGCGCCGAGGAAGCGGCGGGCCTGGACCAGGTCGAAGGCACCCATGTGCGCCAGGCGGGCACGCAGATCTGCGCCTCGTACATCAATTACTACGCCGGCAATTCGGTGATCGTCGTGCCGCTGTTCGGTGATCGCAACGACAGCGTGGCCCAGGCCACCCTGGCGGAGCTGTTTCCTGGCCACCGCATCATCGGCATCGAGAACAGCCGGGAAATCCTGCTCGGTGGCGGCAACGTCGCCTGCATCACCATGCCCCAGTACGCCGGGGGGCGCCGCTGA